One Phycisphaeraceae bacterium DNA window includes the following coding sequences:
- a CDS encoding flippase-like domain-containing protein, with protein sequence MTRSQARGRFRRTMLAVRLMVVPAALIGGWFLARAQGLELKPVGGPALLIAALFINQIAILLIGWRMRVGLRLFGIDIPMRSAQRIAIQSQFYFFFVPVSASNEVSRYLKIKGIRPETSMHALVVSLLFDRVMGLLACIVIALAVLPMVGFVPIAGFSVAPQWLALSAVTGGTVAGLVAWKLGWLRRLREAIEATRGQRQLIVPAALLVLWMQAATIASVWCAARWLGLDAEWSALAFGISVGTLGQVIPFTFAGAGPAEVAGTAVFIALGAPPVEAATLAALVYMTRLMAALQGGLWEVFDGLRAIRPRTSGSVA encoded by the coding sequence ATGACGCGCTCTCAGGCCCGCGGGCGCTTCCGGCGCACCATGCTCGCCGTTCGGCTCATGGTCGTTCCGGCGGCGCTGATCGGCGGGTGGTTCCTGGCGCGAGCGCAGGGACTCGAGCTCAAGCCGGTGGGAGGCCCGGCGCTGCTCATTGCGGCGCTCTTCATCAACCAGATCGCCATTCTCCTCATCGGATGGCGCATGAGAGTGGGGCTTCGGCTCTTCGGGATCGACATCCCGATGCGGAGCGCTCAACGCATCGCCATTCAGAGCCAGTTCTACTTCTTCTTCGTGCCGGTCTCGGCGAGCAATGAGGTCTCCCGCTACTTGAAGATCAAGGGGATTCGTCCCGAGACGAGCATGCACGCCCTGGTGGTGTCGCTGCTCTTTGATCGAGTCATGGGGCTGCTCGCCTGCATCGTGATCGCGCTCGCGGTGCTGCCGATGGTTGGGTTCGTTCCGATCGCTGGCTTCTCGGTGGCGCCGCAGTGGCTCGCGCTCAGCGCTGTCACAGGGGGTACGGTCGCGGGCCTCGTCGCGTGGAAGCTCGGCTGGCTCAGACGCCTGCGCGAGGCGATCGAAGCCACGAGGGGGCAGCGGCAGTTGATCGTTCCTGCGGCGCTTCTGGTGCTCTGGATGCAGGCTGCGACGATCGCGTCGGTGTGGTGCGCCGCCCGCTGGCTTGGCCTCGACGCCGAGTGGAGCGCGCTCGCCTTCGGCATTTCGGTGGGGACACTTGGACAGGTCATTCCCTTCACCTTCGCCGGAGCCGGTCCGGCGGAAGTCGCTGGCACGGCGGTCTTCATTGCACTGGGCGCGCCGCCGGTTGAGGCGGCGACGCTTGCCGCACTCGTCTACATGACGCGCCTGATGGCGGCACTGCAAGGTGGTTTGTGGGAGGTTTTCGACGGCCTTCGAGCGATTCGGCCACGGACGAGCGGGAGCGTTGCGTAG
- a CDS encoding glycosyltransferase family 2 protein has protein sequence MLTVLIPAKNEEGAITGTIQRIQQVLSEAGLDGFEVLVINDGSTDRTGPLAEAAGARVINHPHNAGYGRSLKHGIRAARHDTICITDADLTYPAEAIPGLLKEYQRGNDMVVGQRTGSHYRESALKAPLRRVLQWLVEYAAGRKVPDANSGLRIFSQKTILEHLPHLCDTFSFTTSMTIAYMLTGKFVTYVPIEYHARVGRTHVKLLKDSLRTLLYICQSVMYYSPLKIFNLFVVACILASFVAVAFGMLTGIRAGYLLGLGGLLVALFMFGLGLLADVLRQILLK, from the coding sequence ATGCTTACTGTCCTGATCCCCGCCAAGAACGAGGAAGGTGCGATTACCGGCACCATCCAGCGCATTCAGCAGGTGCTGAGTGAAGCGGGCCTCGACGGCTTTGAAGTTCTTGTCATCAATGATGGTTCGACTGACCGCACCGGCCCCCTCGCGGAGGCGGCCGGAGCCCGCGTCATCAACCACCCGCACAACGCCGGCTATGGCCGCAGCCTGAAGCATGGGATTCGTGCGGCGCGTCACGACACCATCTGCATCACCGACGCCGACCTGACCTATCCCGCCGAAGCGATCCCCGGCCTGCTCAAGGAGTACCAGCGCGGCAATGACATGGTGGTCGGCCAGCGCACCGGCTCCCACTATCGCGAGAGCGCACTCAAGGCGCCGCTCCGTCGGGTTCTCCAGTGGCTGGTCGAATATGCCGCCGGCCGCAAGGTGCCCGATGCCAACAGCGGCCTGCGCATCTTCAGCCAGAAGACGATCCTCGAGCACCTGCCGCATCTCTGCGACACCTTCAGCTTCACCACCAGCATGACGATCGCCTACATGCTGACGGGGAAGTTCGTCACCTATGTGCCGATCGAGTACCACGCTCGAGTCGGTCGCACCCATGTGAAGTTGCTCAAGGACTCGCTGCGCACGCTCCTCTACATCTGCCAGAGCGTGATGTACTACAGCCCGCTCAAGATCTTCAATCTCTTCGTTGTGGCGTGCATTCTCGCGAGCTTCGTGGCGGTGGCCTTCGGCATGCTGACCGGCATCCGTGCGGGATACCTGCTCGGTCTTGGCGGGCTGCTCGTGGCCCTCTTCATGTTCGGCCTCGGCCTGCTGGCCGATGTGCTGCGGCAGATCCTCCTCAAGTAA